The following are encoded together in the Montipora foliosa isolate CH-2021 chromosome 12, ASM3666993v2, whole genome shotgun sequence genome:
- the LOC137981122 gene encoding fibropellin-1-like yields MNRAVIIFSIWIVFFQGCDAICSPACHNGGSCISAPSGHSCHCTPGYTGNDCSINIDECSIHPCHNNGTCIDQVNSFRCECPRGFTGIICENDIDDCHGKPCRNNATCQDLVSDFQCLCLPGFVGVICEINVDDCVGQPCHHGGTCIDQVNGFACTCHAGYTGSLCEVNHNECGSNPCKNGGVCADGVNAYLCVCKTGFTGTNCEVDIDDCYQEPCKNGGTCHDSVADFLCDCSVGFQGATCEENIDDCKSSPCHNNASCVDLISGFSCTCLAGFTGKTCEVNIDDCRSNMCMHNSVCVDEINSFKCKCAPGFSGRFCEVDINECISQPCKNQGMCVDLVNGFKCVCQTGFTGKDCALNIDDCANSPCHHNGTCIDLVNDYNCTCLTGYTGKDCHINIDECLQQPCRNGGTCINRFDGQGFDCICHNGFTGVTCAVDVNECVPNPCHNGRCTDLIDNFLCNCSGTLPGRTCAGLLNICSTFSCRNGGTCASSNSSFYKCNCPEGFTGFDCEVDIDHCQAHSCQNNATCLDGIDTFSCVCQKGYTGNHCEMEMDECLANPCSNGATCVNLINDFKCLCPSGFKGRTCSIDINECYSFPCLHGGVCTDLVNDFSCDCQPGFVGHTCSTNVDDCSSVTCVNGGYCVDGINAFECLCSPGFGGTYCEINIDDCARQPCKNFGNCTDYVNSFKCTCLPGYTGIHCRVDINECANQPCRHGGTCHDLVNGFKCSCPVGYTGIHCEVDIDECTPQPCINGTCVDRIGRFECICQTGFTGIFCAVNIDDCALSPCQNQGNCFDMIEDYYCKCAVGFTGRTCSVNIDDCSHQPCQHNGSRCVDGVNGFTCVCSPGYTGLNCSVEINECASSPCLNNGSCIDEMADFQCNCPPGFKGRYCEMKEGECVSSPCQNGGSCHNHIGGGFRCSCLPGFTGDICNVTGLIDTCSGMTCLHGGRCVNEGNQTMCLCREGYHGRRCEVRADGCQKSPCLNGATCIDNGKLVFCKCQIGFIGRYCEKAFNHCIVRVADSSITLPSNICSPHGTCVSLRTGFMCSCHGGYSGLLCKHEINECLSNPCGENMTCVDGINKFTCEPLHNQIAGERNFSGLSTKPSYVVPVVVVTVSVLAFAALLLGYILRVRRQKNGRMKLTDDHDETLSHPYPEGRTFENPIYQPCEKVIAIDCSDDVDALEALRLQIDQELLDISFLSEGESLGRREVKKTASAPDLRNLQINVTDLETSSVCTVDDLSQGSVGAARSGDAQRNVKGNLKLSKGMAGKLFFIICLQRI; encoded by the exons atGAACAGGGCCGTTATCATCTTTTCAATCTGGATTGTTTTTTTCCAG GGTTGTGATGCTATCTGCTCACCTGCTTGTCACAATGGCGGCAGCTGTATTTCCGCACCCAGTGGGCACTCTTGTCATTGTACTCCTGGCTATACAGGCAATGACTGTTCAATCAACATCGACGAATGTTCCATTCACCCATGTCACAACAATGGGACATGTATCGATCAG GTTAATTCCTTTCGTTGTGAATGCCCTCGTGGATTTACTGGAATAATATGTGAGAATGACATTGATGATTGTCATGGCAAACCATGCAGAAATAATGCAACTTGTCAAGACCTTGTTTCTGACTTCCAATGCCTTTGCTTGCCTGGTTTTGTTGGAGTGATATGTGAGATCAACGTTGATGACTGTGTTGGCCAGCCGTGTCACCATGGTGGTACCTGCATTGACCAGGTGAATGGGTTTGCTTGCACTTGCCATGCTGGGTACACTGGCAGTTTATGTGAAGTGAATCACAATGAGTGTGGCAGCAATCCATGTAAGAATGGAGGAGTCTGTGCTGATGGAGTGAATGCATACCTGTGTGTTTGTAAGACAGGTTTCACCGGTACAAACTGTGAAGTGGACATCGATGACTGTTATCAAGAGCCGTGTAAAAATGGAG GAACCTGTCATGACTCTGTGGCTGATTTTCTTTGCGATTGCTCTGTGGGGTTTCAAGGGGCAACTTGTGAGGAGAATATTGATGACTGCAAATCATCTCCCTGCCACAATAATGCAAGCTGTGTGGACTTAATCAGTGGCTTCTCTTGCACTTGTCTAGCAGGTTTTACGGGTAAAACATGCGAGGTGAACATAGATGATTGCAGATCCAACATGTGCATGCACAACTCTGTTTGTGTTGATGAAATAAACTCCTTTAAGTGCAAATGTGCACCTGGTTTTTCAGGTAGATTTTGCGAAGTGGATATTAATGAATGCATCAGCCAGCCATGCAAGAATCAAGGGATGTGTGTAGACCTTGTCAATGGTTTCAAGTGTGTTTGCCAAACAGGTTTTACAGGAAAGGATTGTGCTCTTAACATTGATGATTGTGCAAACAGCCCTTGCCATCACAATGGAACTTGCATTGACCTTGTAAATGACTACAACTGCACATGCTTAACAGGTTATACAGGCAAAGACTGTCATATCAATATCGACGAGTGCCTGCAACAGCCCTGTAGAAATGGTGGCACCTGTATTAACAGGTTCGATGGACAAGGTTTTGACTGCATTTGCCACAATGGATTTACTGGTGTGACATGTGCAGTTGATGTAAATGAGTGTGTACCCAATCCTTGCCACAATGGTCGGTGCACTGACTTAATTGATAATTTTCTTTGTAACTGCTCAGGAACACTTCCAGGAAGAACATGTGCAGGTCTGTTAAATATTTGCAGCACATTCTCGTGCCGCAATGGAGGGACATGTGCCTCCTCAAATTCTTCGTTTTATAAATGTAATTGTCCTGAAGGATTTACTGGTTTTGACTGTGAGGTGGATATTGATCATTGTCAAGCACACAGCTGTCAAAATAATGCAACATGTCTTGATGGTATAGATACCTTCTCTTGTGTCTGCCAGAAAGGTTATACTGGTAATCACTGTGAAATGGAAATGGATGAATGTCTTGCCAATCCATGCAGCAATGGAGCTACCTGTGTTAATTTGATTAATGACTTCAAATGCTTATGTCCTTCAGGATTCAAAGGACGCACATGTTCCATAGACATTAACGAGTGCTATTCATTTCCATGTCTTCATGGTGGGGTTTGCACAGATTTGGTAAATGACTTCAGTTGTGATTGTCAGCCTGGGTTTGTCGGCCATACCTGCAGTACGAATGTGGATGATTGTAGTTCTGTGACATGTGTAAATGGAGGATACTGTGTGGATGGTATCAATGCGTTTGAATGTCTGTGCAGTCCAGGATTTGGTGGAACCTACTGTGAAATAAACATTGACGATTGTGCACGCCAGCCATGTAAAAACTTTGGAAACTGTACTGATTATGTAAATAGCTTCAAATGTACCTGCCTACCTGGATATACAGGTATACACTGCAGGGTGGACATTAATGAGTGTGCTAATCAACCTTGTCGCCATGGTGGTACATGTCATGACCTCGTCAACGGTTTCAAATGCAGTTGTCCAGTTGGTTACACAGGCATCCATTGTGAAGTGGACATTGATGAATGTACACCACAGCCTTGCATCAATGGAACATGTGTGGATAGGATAGGTAGATTTGAGTGCATTTGTCAAACTGGCTTCACTGGGATTTTCTGTGCTGTCAATATAGATGACTGTGCTCTGTCACCTTGCCAAAACCAAGGCAATTGTTTTGATATGATTGAGGACTATTACTGCAAATGTGCTGTTGGATTCACAGGAAGAACTTGTTCTGTTAATATTGATGACTGTTCTCACCAACCATGCCAGCACAATGGTAGCAGATGTGTAGATGGTGTGAATGGCTTTACTTGTGTCTGTTCTCCTGGTTATACTGGACTAAATTGCTCTGTTGAAATCAATGAATGTGCTTCCTCACCCTGTCTCAATAATGGTAGCTGCATAGATGAAATGGCAGATTTCCAGTGTAATTGTCCACCAGGATTTAAAG GTCGTTATTGTGAAATGAAAGAAGGTGAGTGCGTTTCATCCCCATGCCAAAATGGTGGTTCATGCCACAATCATATTGGAGGTGGTTTTCGCTGTTCCTGTTTACCTGGCTTCACTGGGGACATTTGTAATGTTACTGGACTTATTGACACATGCAGTGGGATGACCTGTTTACATGGTGGCAGGTGTGTCAATGAGGGCAATCAAACCATGTGTTTATGCCGTGAAGGATACCATGGTCGGCGCTGTGAAGTAAGAGCTGACGGATGTCAAAAATCCCCTTGTCTCAATGGTGCTACCTGTATTGACAATGGCAAGTTGGTGTTTTGTAAATGCCAAATCGGATTTATTGGGAGATATTGTGAAAAAG CTTTTAACCATTGTATTGTCCGAGTGGCTGACAGCAGTATTACATTACCTTCCAACATCTGTAGTCCTCACGGAACATGTGTTAGTCTTCGCACTGGCTTCATGTGCTCCTGTCATGGCGGTTATTCAGGCCTTCTCTGTAAACACG aaatCAATGAGTGCCTCTCAAATCCTTGCGGAGAGAACATGACGTGTGTTGATGGAATTAACAAGTTTACCTGCGAACCACTCCACAACCAAATTGCTGGAGAACGAAATTTCTCAG GTTTGTCAACAAAGCCTTCATATGTAGTTCCTGTTGTCGTGGTTACAGTCTCGGTTCTGGCGTTTGCAGCACTTTTGTTGGGGTATATTCTGAGGGTCCGGAGGCAGAAGAATGGGCGAATGAAGCTGACTGACGATCACGATGAGACTCTTTCCCATCCCTATCCTGAGGGGAGAACGTTTGAGAACCCTATATACCAG CCTTGTGAGAAGGTCATTGCTATAGACTGTAGTGACGATGTTGACGCGCTTGAGGCGCTTAGACTCCAAATCGATCAAGAGCTTCTGGATATTTCCTTCTTAAGCGAAGGAGAAAGCTTGGGCAGGAGAGAGGTGAAGAAGACCGCATCTGCTCCAGATCTCCGCAACTTGCAAATTAACGTCACCGACTTGGAAACTAGTAGTGTGTGTACAGTGGATGATCTATCCCAAGGATCTGTTGGGGCAGCGCGTAGCGGCGATGCACAGCGAAATGTCAAGGGAAACCTGAAGCTATCCAAAGGAATGGCTGGAAAacttttctttataatttgtttACAACGTATATAA